The Micromonospora sp. M71_S20 genome has a window encoding:
- the ruvX gene encoding Holliday junction resolvase RuvX has protein sequence MSELSRGVRLGVDVGQVRVGVSRSDPHGVLATPLVTLARDLTAAPDAVPADIAALGALVVEHEAVEVVVGLPVNLAGKHGPAAVHVKAYADRLADVIAPVPVALTDERMSTVVASRRLAERGVRGKRQRAVVDQAAAVEILQSWLDAQRRRTR, from the coding sequence GTGAGTGAGTTGTCCCGGGGAGTCCGGCTCGGGGTGGACGTCGGGCAGGTACGGGTGGGGGTCTCCCGCTCGGACCCGCACGGCGTGCTGGCCACCCCGCTGGTGACCCTCGCCCGCGACCTCACGGCCGCCCCGGACGCGGTGCCGGCCGACATCGCCGCGCTCGGGGCGCTGGTGGTCGAGCACGAGGCGGTGGAGGTCGTCGTCGGCCTTCCGGTCAATCTCGCCGGCAAGCACGGTCCGGCCGCCGTACACGTGAAGGCGTACGCTGACCGACTGGCCGATGTAATAGCGCCCGTTCCGGTGGCGCTCACCGACGAGAGGATGTCCACGGTCGTGGCGTCTCGTAGGCTTGCCGAGCGTGGTGTCCGAGGTAAACGGCAACGGGCGGTGGTCGACCAGGCTGCCGCGGTGGAGATTCTGCAGAGCTGGCTGGACGCGCAGCGGAGGCGGACGCGATGA
- a CDS encoding sugar nucleotide-binding protein, translating to MTLLVVGASGYLGGEVCRRAVAAGERVVGTYHSGRVEVPGVETRRLDVTDLAAVRALVARVRPEAVVGTPYRYGDWAVTADGAAHVAYAAAEAGARLVHVSSDAVHAGRPEPYGDDEPPSPVFPYGAAKAAAETAVRVLDPGAALVRTSLIVGEGSKQIQLCRDALAGRASLFTDELRCPIDVTDLAAAVLELLGTDYAGPLNVAGPDAVSRAELGLLVAAHTGLDPAAGMKTITGAAAGVLRPAEVRLDSTRAAGLLRTRLRGVRELLTP from the coding sequence ATGACGCTGCTCGTGGTGGGAGCCAGCGGGTACCTCGGCGGCGAGGTCTGCCGGCGGGCGGTCGCGGCGGGGGAGCGGGTGGTGGGGACCTACCACTCGGGCCGGGTCGAGGTGCCGGGGGTCGAGACGCGCCGGCTCGACGTGACGGACCTGGCCGCCGTGCGCGCGCTGGTCGCCCGGGTCCGCCCCGAAGCCGTGGTCGGCACCCCCTACCGGTACGGCGACTGGGCGGTGACCGCCGACGGGGCCGCCCACGTGGCGTACGCCGCCGCCGAGGCGGGAGCCCGGCTGGTGCACGTCTCCAGCGACGCGGTGCACGCCGGACGCCCGGAGCCCTACGGCGACGACGAGCCACCCAGCCCGGTGTTCCCGTACGGGGCGGCCAAGGCGGCGGCCGAGACGGCGGTGCGCGTCCTCGACCCGGGCGCGGCGCTGGTGCGTACCTCCCTGATCGTCGGGGAGGGGAGCAAGCAGATCCAGCTCTGCCGCGACGCGCTCGCCGGCCGGGCGAGCCTGTTCACCGACGAACTGCGCTGTCCGATCGACGTCACCGACCTGGCCGCCGCCGTGCTGGAACTGCTCGGCACCGACTACGCCGGCCCGCTCAACGTGGCCGGTCCGGACGCGGTCAGCCGCGCGGAACTGGGCCTGCTGGTCGCCGCGCACACCGGCCTCGACCCGGCTGCCGGCATGAAGACCATCACCGGCGCCGCTGCCGGCGTGCTCCGTCCGGCCGAGGTGCGCCTCGACTCCACCCGTGCCGCCGGACTGCTCCGCACCCGCCTGCGCGGGGTGCGCGAACTACTGACCCCCTGA
- the alaS gene encoding alanine--tRNA ligase, producing MKTAEIKRRYLAHFEANGHTVVPSAPLPAISDPNLLFVNAGMVQFVPYFLGQQTPPYRRAVSVQKCIRTPDIDEVGKTSRHGTFFQMNGNFSFGDYFKDGAIPLAWDLVTKSQEQGGFGLDPERIWPTVYLDDDEAFEIWRSVGVPAERIVRRGKADNFWSMGIPGPCGPCSELFYDRGPEYGREGGPAVDEDRYMEFWNLVFMQFERGPGTGKEDYPILGDLPAKNIDTGMGLERMASILQGVDNLYEIDEVRPILDKAAELTGKRYGAHSGQVASESHPDDVRLRVIADHVRTALMLIGDGVTPSNEGRGYVLRRIMRRAIRSVRLLGWQERALPELLPVARDCMAPSYPELAADFDRIADYAYAEEDAFLSTLRAGTTILDTAIAETRTAGKPALSGEKAFQLHDTYGFPIDLTLEIAAEQGLAVDAEGFRRLMADQRARAKADAQARKTGHTDLSAYRSVLDSGGPVRFTGYGEVSRESTVRAVLGVDGPRQAAVEGDTIELVLDATPFYAEGGGQQPDLGMITVGGGQVEVLDVQQPVPGLIVHRARVLRGEVRAGETGYAEIDTTRRRAISRSHTATHLVHQTMRNFLGESATQAGSLNAPGRLRFDFNTPTGVAPSVLRDVEQQVNEVLLADLEVHAFITSLDEARRIGAMALFGEKYGEEVRVVEVGDYARELCGGTHVSRSGQLGLVKILSESSIGSGVRRVEALVGMDAFNFLAREHLLVSRLAELYRVPNDQVADRVEQTVTQLRDAEKELEKLRAQLVLGGASALAAQAKDVRGVAYVGTEAPEGAAGNDVRTLAQEIRGRIDPARPAVVAVAARANGKASLVVAVNPAARSRGLAASDLVKAAFSGRGGGSPDLAQGGGLPAAEAPKLLLTVEKAIAEA from the coding sequence ATGAAGACGGCGGAGATCAAGCGGCGGTACCTCGCCCACTTCGAGGCGAACGGCCACACCGTGGTGCCGTCCGCTCCGCTGCCCGCCATCAGCGACCCGAACCTGCTGTTCGTCAACGCCGGCATGGTGCAGTTCGTCCCCTACTTCCTGGGGCAGCAGACCCCGCCGTACCGGCGGGCGGTCAGCGTGCAGAAGTGCATCCGCACGCCCGACATCGACGAGGTCGGCAAGACCAGCCGGCACGGCACGTTCTTCCAGATGAACGGCAACTTCTCCTTCGGTGACTACTTCAAGGACGGGGCGATCCCGCTCGCCTGGGACCTGGTCACCAAGTCCCAGGAGCAGGGCGGTTTCGGCCTCGACCCGGAGCGGATCTGGCCGACGGTCTACCTCGACGACGACGAGGCGTTCGAGATCTGGCGTTCGGTCGGCGTGCCGGCCGAGCGGATCGTGCGCCGGGGCAAGGCGGACAACTTCTGGTCGATGGGCATCCCCGGCCCGTGCGGCCCGTGCTCCGAGCTGTTCTACGACCGGGGCCCGGAGTACGGCCGCGAGGGCGGCCCGGCGGTCGACGAGGACCGCTACATGGAATTCTGGAACCTCGTCTTCATGCAGTTCGAGCGCGGCCCGGGCACCGGCAAGGAGGACTACCCGATCCTCGGTGACCTGCCGGCGAAGAACATCGACACCGGCATGGGCCTGGAGCGGATGGCCTCCATCCTCCAGGGCGTCGACAACCTCTACGAGATCGACGAGGTCCGGCCGATCCTCGACAAGGCCGCCGAGCTGACCGGCAAGCGCTACGGCGCGCACTCCGGCCAGGTCGCCAGCGAGTCGCACCCGGACGACGTGCGGCTGCGGGTGATCGCCGACCATGTGCGTACCGCGCTGATGCTGATCGGGGACGGCGTCACCCCCAGCAACGAGGGGCGCGGCTACGTGCTGCGCCGCATCATGCGCCGGGCGATCCGGTCGGTGCGGCTGCTGGGCTGGCAGGAGCGGGCGCTGCCCGAGCTGCTGCCGGTGGCCCGGGACTGCATGGCCCCGTCGTACCCGGAGCTGGCCGCCGACTTCGACCGGATCGCCGACTACGCGTACGCGGAGGAGGACGCCTTCCTGTCCACCCTGCGGGCCGGCACCACGATCCTGGACACGGCGATCGCGGAGACCCGCACCGCCGGCAAGCCGGCGCTGTCGGGCGAGAAGGCGTTCCAGCTGCACGACACCTACGGCTTCCCGATCGACCTGACCCTGGAGATCGCGGCCGAGCAGGGCCTGGCGGTCGACGCCGAGGGCTTCCGCCGGCTGATGGCCGACCAGCGGGCCCGCGCCAAGGCCGACGCCCAGGCGCGCAAGACCGGGCACACCGACCTGTCGGCGTACCGGTCGGTGCTCGACTCGGGCGGCCCGGTGCGGTTCACCGGCTACGGCGAGGTGTCGCGGGAGTCGACGGTGCGGGCGGTGCTCGGCGTCGACGGCCCCCGCCAGGCGGCGGTCGAGGGCGACACGATCGAGCTGGTGCTCGACGCCACCCCGTTCTACGCCGAGGGCGGCGGGCAGCAGCCCGACCTCGGCATGATCACGGTGGGCGGCGGCCAGGTCGAGGTGCTCGACGTGCAGCAGCCGGTGCCCGGGCTGATCGTGCACCGGGCCCGGGTGCTGCGAGGCGAGGTGCGGGCGGGGGAGACCGGCTACGCCGAGATCGACACCACCCGCCGGCGGGCCATCTCCCGGTCGCACACCGCGACGCACCTGGTGCACCAGACGATGCGCAACTTCCTCGGCGAGTCCGCCACCCAGGCCGGTTCGCTGAACGCGCCGGGCCGGCTGCGGTTCGACTTCAACACCCCGACGGGCGTGGCGCCGAGCGTGCTGCGCGACGTGGAGCAGCAGGTCAACGAGGTGCTCCTCGCCGACCTGGAGGTGCACGCCTTCATCACCTCGCTGGACGAGGCGCGGCGGATCGGCGCGATGGCGCTGTTCGGCGAGAAGTACGGCGAGGAGGTGCGGGTCGTCGAGGTCGGCGACTACGCCCGGGAGCTGTGCGGCGGCACCCACGTCTCCCGTTCCGGCCAGCTCGGCCTGGTCAAGATCCTCTCCGAGTCGTCGATCGGCTCCGGGGTGCGCCGGGTCGAGGCCCTGGTCGGCATGGACGCCTTCAACTTCCTGGCCCGGGAGCACCTGCTGGTGTCCCGCCTCGCCGAGCTGTACCGGGTGCCCAACGACCAGGTCGCCGACCGGGTCGAGCAGACCGTGACGCAGCTGCGCGACGCCGAGAAGGAGCTGGAGAAGCTGCGGGCCCAGCTGGTGCTCGGCGGCGCGTCGGCGCTCGCCGCGCAGGCGAAGGACGTGCGGGGCGTCGCGTACGTGGGCACCGAGGCACCGGAGGGCGCGGCCGGCAACGACGTGCGGACCCTCGCCCAGGAGATCCGGGGCAGGATCGACCCGGCGCGGCCGGCGGTCGTCGCGGTGGCGGCCCGGGCCAACGGCAAGGCGTCGCTGGTCGTCGCGGTGAACCCGGCCGCGCGCAGCCGGGGCCTGGCCGCCTCCGACCTGGTCAAGGCGGCCTTCTCCGGGCGCGGCGGGGGCAGCCCCGACCTGGCCCAGGGCGGTGGCCTGCCGGCCGCCGAGGCGCCGAAGTTGCTGCTCACGGTCGAGAAGGCGATCGCCGAGGCGTGA
- a CDS encoding MFS transporter translates to MSALSVRQVRRRFLVLHGLRWLPTGLMVPVMILLMQERGLTLSQIGLVTVAQGLVVLALELPTGGLADALGRRPVLVVAWLVNLGSLALFAVADSFALFFLVWALQGVFRALDSGPMESWYVDATLAADPDAEYEPGLGHAGTVVGVAMAAGALLGGGLVALGPIGPISALTVPVLVAIALQAAALVALLVLLVEVRPAKGAGALWASVAEAPRMVGQAFGLLRRSRVLLALVCVELFWGFGMVTFESLLPVRLAEVVGDPDRAAALLGPASSAAWLAGAAGAALTPLLLRWLGAAPSAALLRIVQGATIVGMGLLAGPVGVLVAYLACYTVHGASNPLHMGLLHRQVDGPYRTSVISLNSMMGQPGFAVGAIVLTALADTVSVSAAMLVGAVVLALAAPLYLPAWRARHRAPATDAVPGAGPVPDVGPVPATDAVPGARTGSGPVPDAVAAPASAPTRGA, encoded by the coding sequence GTGAGCGCCCTGTCCGTACGCCAGGTCCGGCGCCGCTTCCTGGTGCTGCACGGGCTGCGCTGGCTGCCCACCGGCCTGATGGTCCCGGTGATGATCCTGCTGATGCAGGAGCGCGGCCTGACACTGTCGCAGATCGGCCTGGTGACGGTCGCCCAGGGCCTCGTCGTGCTGGCCCTGGAGCTGCCCACCGGCGGCCTCGCCGACGCCCTCGGGCGCCGCCCGGTGCTGGTCGTGGCCTGGCTGGTCAACCTCGGCTCGCTCGCGCTCTTCGCCGTGGCCGACTCGTTCGCGCTGTTCTTCCTGGTCTGGGCGTTGCAGGGCGTCTTCCGCGCGCTCGACAGCGGCCCGATGGAGTCCTGGTACGTCGACGCCACGCTCGCCGCCGACCCGGACGCCGAGTACGAACCGGGCCTCGGCCACGCCGGCACCGTCGTCGGCGTCGCCATGGCCGCGGGCGCCCTGCTCGGCGGCGGCCTGGTCGCGCTGGGGCCGATCGGGCCCATCAGCGCGCTGACCGTGCCGGTGCTGGTCGCTATCGCGCTCCAGGCGGCGGCCCTGGTCGCCCTGCTGGTGCTGCTGGTCGAGGTCCGCCCGGCGAAGGGTGCCGGCGCGCTCTGGGCGTCGGTCGCCGAGGCGCCCCGGATGGTCGGGCAGGCGTTCGGGCTGCTGCGCCGGTCCCGGGTGCTGCTGGCCCTGGTCTGCGTGGAGTTGTTCTGGGGCTTCGGGATGGTCACCTTCGAGTCGCTCCTGCCGGTCCGGCTGGCCGAGGTGGTCGGCGATCCGGACCGGGCGGCGGCGCTGCTGGGGCCCGCCAGTTCGGCGGCCTGGCTCGCCGGCGCGGCCGGCGCGGCGCTCACCCCGCTGCTGCTGCGGTGGCTGGGTGCGGCGCCGAGCGCCGCCCTGCTGCGGATCGTGCAGGGCGCGACCATCGTCGGGATGGGCCTGCTGGCCGGGCCGGTCGGGGTGCTGGTCGCCTACCTCGCCTGCTACACCGTGCACGGGGCGTCCAACCCCCTGCACATGGGGCTCCTGCACCGGCAGGTCGACGGCCCGTACCGGACCAGCGTGATCTCGCTGAACTCGATGATGGGCCAACCCGGGTTCGCGGTCGGCGCCATCGTGCTGACCGCGCTCGCCGACACCGTCAGCGTCAGCGCCGCGATGCTGGTCGGCGCCGTGGTGCTGGCCCTCGCCGCGCCGCTCTACCTGCCGGCCTGGCGGGCCCGCCACCGCGCCCCGGCCACCGATGCGGTCCCGGGTGCTGGTCCGGTCCCGGATGTTGGTCCGGTCCCGGCCACCGATGCGGTCCCGGGCGCCCGTACCGGGTCGGGTCCGGTCCCCGACGCGGTGGCGGCGCCCGCCTCCGCCCCGACGCGCGGCGCCTGA
- a CDS encoding GNAT family N-acetyltransferase, with the protein MIIADQALEGRDAILTAAGHHPYARHALTRGEVPRGWRRGEAVGWLLPAEHGPRGGAVGAPGPAVELFADLVARGALRPGQWLHLPRLDPAALPGRLAVARHDEWDFLWTTVAPPRQPDEERVVRLTAADHPALTSLIDEAFPTTTSRPGDPRIVDWYGIRDGDRLVACGADRSRGDIGFLAGLTVAPDLRGRGLGAALTAAMTRALLARHDTVALGVYSVNVGAIRLYRRLGFTGALARSSVHLA; encoded by the coding sequence ATGATCATCGCCGACCAGGCCCTGGAGGGGCGGGACGCCATCCTGACGGCCGCCGGCCACCACCCGTACGCCCGGCACGCGCTCACCCGCGGCGAGGTGCCGCGCGGCTGGCGGCGCGGCGAGGCGGTGGGCTGGCTGCTGCCGGCGGAGCACGGCCCGCGCGGCGGCGCGGTCGGCGCCCCCGGGCCGGCGGTCGAGCTCTTCGCCGACCTGGTCGCGCGGGGCGCGCTGCGGCCCGGCCAGTGGCTGCACCTGCCGCGGCTCGACCCGGCGGCGCTGCCCGGCCGGCTGGCCGTGGCCCGGCACGACGAGTGGGACTTCCTCTGGACCACCGTCGCGCCGCCGCGCCAGCCCGACGAGGAGCGGGTGGTCCGGCTCACCGCAGCCGACCACCCGGCGCTGACCTCCCTCATCGACGAGGCGTTCCCGACCACCACCTCCCGGCCGGGCGACCCGCGGATCGTCGACTGGTACGGCATCCGCGACGGCGACCGGCTCGTCGCCTGCGGCGCCGACCGCAGCCGGGGCGACATCGGCTTCCTCGCCGGCCTGACCGTCGCCCCCGACCTGCGGGGGCGAGGACTGGGCGCGGCGCTGACCGCCGCGATGACCCGGGCCCTGCTCGCCCGCCACGACACCGTGGCGCTCGGCGTCTACAGCGTCAACGTCGGGGCGATCCGGCTCTACCGGCGGCTCGGCTTCACCGGCGCCCTGGCCCGCAGCTCGGTGCACCTGGCCTGA
- a CDS encoding helix-turn-helix domain-containing protein — MENERPAAPRTVRLDARQVRILAHPLRMRLLGTLRVDGPATATTLAGMLDTNTGATSYHLRQLAEVGLVTEDLDRGTGRQRWWRAAHDISDFEPTDFDDDPDARAAVQWIQADQVRLLAEQAERWMAVEHGYSRQWRDAAGMSDVLLRLGPARLRALNDEVWQLLQRYRDEPVADEPEAESVLVFLAAFPRVEEGR, encoded by the coding sequence ATGGAGAACGAGCGACCCGCCGCCCCGCGTACCGTCCGCCTGGACGCCCGGCAGGTGCGCATCCTCGCCCATCCGCTGCGGATGCGGCTGCTCGGCACGCTGCGCGTGGACGGTCCCGCGACCGCGACCACGCTGGCCGGCATGCTGGACACCAACACCGGGGCGACCAGCTACCACCTGCGCCAGCTCGCCGAGGTGGGGCTGGTGACGGAGGACCTCGACCGGGGCACCGGCCGGCAGCGGTGGTGGCGGGCGGCGCACGACATCAGCGACTTCGAGCCGACCGACTTCGACGACGACCCGGACGCCCGGGCGGCGGTGCAGTGGATCCAGGCCGACCAGGTGCGGCTGCTGGCCGAGCAGGCCGAGCGCTGGATGGCCGTCGAGCACGGCTACTCCCGGCAGTGGCGCGACGCGGCCGGGATGAGCGACGTGCTGCTCAGGCTCGGCCCGGCGCGCCTGCGGGCCCTCAACGACGAGGTGTGGCAGCTGCTCCAGCGCTACCGCGACGAACCGGTGGCCGACGAGCCGGAAGCGGAGTCGGTGCTCGTCTTCCTGGCCGCGTTCCCCCGGGTGGAGGAGGGGCGGTGA
- a CDS encoding replication-associated recombination protein A, translating into MESDALFSLGEPAGAPPTPAGSVGVDGFTAVGEDSPLPVRMRPRSIDELVGQDHLLAPGAPLRQLVSATAPMSVILWGPPGSGKTTIAHLVARATDRRFVAMSALTAGVKDVRAVIETARRQRRSGGPQTVLFIDEVHRFSKTQQDSLLAAVEDRTVTLLAATTENPYFSVISPLLSRCVLLTLQPLDDAAVRDLLRRAVADERGLGGALTLETEAEDHLVRLAAGDVRKALTALEAAAASATALGAGRIDLATAEQAVDVAAVRYDRAGDAHYDVTSAFIKSMRGSDVDAALHWLARMLVAGEDARFIARRLVIFASEDVGMADPTALGVATAAAHAVEYVGLPEAQLNLAQAVIHLATAPKSNSATTAIGAAIADVRAGRGGPVPRGLRDAHYSGAKGLGHGTGYRYPHDDQRGVVTQQYAPDDLAGTDYYRPSQHGAERSVATRLPLLRRIVRGLPAPAAPSAAAAGSGSADNGRRQTDTGGADAAREGGSDTAGEGQ; encoded by the coding sequence ATGGAGTCCGACGCCCTCTTCTCCCTCGGTGAACCCGCCGGAGCGCCCCCCACGCCCGCGGGTTCCGTCGGTGTGGACGGGTTCACGGCGGTGGGGGAGGACTCGCCGCTGCCCGTCCGGATGCGCCCGCGCAGCATCGACGAGCTGGTCGGGCAGGACCACCTGCTCGCGCCGGGAGCCCCGCTGCGCCAGCTCGTCTCGGCCACGGCGCCGATGTCGGTCATCCTCTGGGGCCCGCCCGGCAGCGGCAAGACGACCATCGCGCACCTGGTGGCGCGGGCCACGGACCGCCGGTTCGTCGCCATGTCGGCCCTCACCGCCGGGGTCAAGGACGTGCGTGCGGTGATCGAGACCGCCCGCCGCCAGCGTCGTTCCGGCGGCCCGCAGACGGTGCTCTTCATCGACGAGGTGCACCGGTTCAGCAAGACCCAGCAGGATTCGCTGCTCGCCGCCGTCGAGGACCGCACGGTCACGCTGCTCGCGGCGACCACCGAGAACCCGTACTTCTCGGTCATCTCGCCCCTGCTGTCGCGGTGCGTGCTGCTCACCCTCCAGCCGCTGGACGACGCGGCGGTGCGCGACCTGCTGCGCCGCGCGGTCGCCGACGAGCGCGGCCTCGGCGGCGCGCTCACCCTCGAGACCGAGGCCGAGGACCATCTCGTACGCCTCGCGGCCGGCGACGTACGCAAGGCGTTGACGGCGCTGGAGGCGGCGGCGGCCTCCGCCACGGCCCTCGGCGCCGGGCGGATCGACCTCGCCACCGCCGAGCAGGCGGTCGACGTGGCGGCCGTGCGCTACGACCGGGCCGGCGACGCCCACTACGACGTGACCAGCGCCTTCATCAAGAGCATGCGCGGCTCCGACGTGGACGCCGCGCTGCACTGGCTGGCCCGGATGCTGGTCGCCGGCGAGGACGCCCGCTTCATCGCCCGTCGCCTGGTCATCTTCGCCAGCGAGGACGTCGGCATGGCCGACCCGACCGCGCTGGGCGTGGCCACCGCCGCCGCCCACGCCGTGGAGTACGTCGGGCTGCCCGAGGCGCAGCTCAACCTCGCCCAGGCGGTGATCCACCTGGCCACCGCGCCGAAGTCCAACTCGGCGACCACCGCGATCGGCGCGGCCATCGCCGACGTGCGGGCCGGCCGGGGCGGGCCGGTGCCGCGCGGGCTGCGCGACGCGCACTACTCGGGCGCGAAGGGGCTGGGGCACGGGACCGGTTACCGCTATCCCCACGACGACCAGCGCGGCGTGGTCACCCAGCAGTACGCCCCCGACGATCTCGCCGGCACCGACTACTACCGGCCCAGCCAGCACGGCGCCGAACGCTCGGTCGCCACCCGGCTGCCGTTGCTGCGCCGTATCGTCCGGGGGCTGCCCGCTCCGGCCGCGCCCTCGGCGGCGGCGGCCGGGAGCGGTTCGGCGGACAACGGCCGCCGACAGACGGACACGGGCGGCGCCGACGCGGCGCGAGAGGGCGGCAGTGACACCGCCGGGGAGGGTCAGTAG
- the mltG gene encoding endolytic transglycosylase MltG: protein MMDDLDLGFDEQDRGEKGKHRRGAVRKRKGGSGGGGGRGKTVLALLLALVLLGGIGGGAFYGFDRIQSYFVTPDYDGVGTGEVTVEIKQGALIADMADALVTAGVVKSAKAFIEAAEANARSKNIQPGTYKLRKQMSGESAVTAMLDLKNRIVNGITIPEGRTAKNIYKLLSEKTKIPVKDFEAAAKDPIARGVPDWWFKRTDDKKVKPSIEGFLYPDTYEIPPKATAESIIELMVENFLSVAGEMEFADRVQKERKISPYEALIVASLAQAEAGRKEDLGKVARVAYNRAYGEFPCNCLEMDVTVNYYLELTGQDTKTSAEMTREELLDTKNPYSRKLRGMIPTPINNPGKDAMAGAMDPPVGKWLWFVAVDKKGTTEFAETYDEQLKNEAKARENGVI from the coding sequence ATGATGGACGATCTTGACCTCGGGTTCGACGAGCAGGACCGGGGTGAGAAGGGCAAGCACCGGCGCGGTGCGGTGCGCAAGCGCAAGGGCGGCTCCGGCGGCGGTGGCGGGCGGGGCAAGACCGTCCTGGCGCTGCTGCTCGCCCTGGTCCTGCTGGGCGGCATCGGCGGCGGCGCCTTCTACGGCTTCGACCGGATCCAGAGCTACTTCGTCACCCCCGACTACGACGGCGTGGGCACCGGCGAGGTGACGGTCGAGATCAAGCAGGGCGCGCTGATCGCCGACATGGCCGACGCGCTGGTCACCGCCGGCGTGGTGAAGAGCGCCAAGGCGTTCATCGAGGCCGCCGAGGCGAACGCCCGTAGCAAGAACATCCAGCCGGGCACGTACAAGCTGCGCAAGCAGATGAGCGGCGAGAGCGCCGTCACCGCGATGCTCGACCTGAAGAACCGGATCGTCAACGGGATCACCATCCCGGAGGGCCGGACGGCGAAGAACATCTACAAGCTGCTCTCCGAGAAGACCAAGATCCCGGTGAAGGACTTCGAGGCGGCGGCGAAGGACCCGATCGCGCGGGGCGTGCCGGACTGGTGGTTCAAGCGCACCGACGACAAGAAGGTCAAGCCGTCGATCGAGGGCTTCCTCTACCCGGACACCTACGAGATCCCGCCGAAGGCGACCGCCGAGAGCATCATCGAGCTGATGGTGGAGAACTTCCTCAGCGTGGCCGGTGAGATGGAGTTCGCCGACCGGGTGCAGAAGGAGCGCAAGATCAGCCCGTACGAGGCGCTGATCGTGGCGTCGCTGGCGCAGGCCGAGGCCGGCCGCAAGGAGGACCTGGGCAAGGTCGCCCGGGTCGCCTACAACCGGGCCTACGGCGAGTTCCCGTGCAACTGCCTGGAGATGGACGTCACGGTCAACTACTACCTGGAGTTGACCGGCCAGGACACCAAGACCTCCGCCGAGATGACCAGGGAAGAGCTCCTCGACACGAAGAACCCGTACAGCCGCAAGCTGCGGGGGATGATCCCCACTCCGATCAACAACCCGGGCAAGGACGCCATGGCGGGAGCCATGGACCCGCCCGTGGGGAAGTGGCTCTGGTTCGT
- a CDS encoding DUF948 domain-containing protein has product MGFFEVAALIAAIAFAMLVLILTLPILRLRHTVDATTRMINDLNDRTAPLLGDVNTTVKNVNTALEQVQTSLDGVNLQLAKVDTMTSHAQNVTANVANLATVVSAAAATPLVKVAAFGYGVRKAASARRHAETEREVRDTIKQQRRAAKRGNR; this is encoded by the coding sequence GTGGGCTTTTTCGAGGTCGCGGCGCTGATCGCGGCGATCGCGTTCGCGATGCTGGTGTTGATCCTGACGCTGCCCATCCTGCGGCTGCGGCACACCGTGGACGCCACCACCCGGATGATCAACGACCTCAACGACCGGACCGCGCCGCTGCTCGGCGACGTGAACACCACCGTGAAGAACGTCAACACCGCACTGGAGCAGGTGCAGACCTCCCTCGACGGGGTCAACCTCCAGCTCGCCAAGGTCGACACCATGACCAGCCACGCGCAGAACGTCACCGCCAACGTCGCGAACCTGGCGACCGTCGTCTCCGCCGCCGCCGCCACCCCGTTGGTCAAGGTGGCCGCGTTCGGCTACGGCGTACGCAAGGCCGCCTCCGCCCGGCGGCACGCCGAGACCGAGCGCGAGGTGCGCGACACCATCAAGCAGCAGCGGCGGGCCGCCAAGCGCGGCAACCGCTGA